Proteins from a genomic interval of Mesobacillus sp. S13:
- the xerC gene encoding tyrosine recombinase XerC, whose protein sequence is MEANVNNSLNLFIEYLQIEKNYSQYTIEHYQHDIREFFLFMSEQGLNSLDEVEYADTRIYLTKLFDHQLSRKSVARRISCMRSFYKFLLREKMVGDNPFSLVSIPKLEKRLPDFFYEEELSQLFKACETESPIGKRNKALLELLYATGIRVGECCKITLKDIDLSLSTVLIHGKRKKDRYVPFGSFAQDAIEDYIKNGRPDLLKTKEDHGHLFLNFRGGPLTDRGIREILNKLIEKSALTGKIHPHKLRHTFATHMMSNGADMRTVQELMGHAFLSSTQVYTHVTKEHLRNIYMSHHPRA, encoded by the coding sequence ATGGAAGCAAATGTGAACAATTCTTTAAACTTATTTATAGAATATTTACAAATTGAGAAAAATTACTCACAATATACAATTGAACATTATCAACATGATATTAGGGAATTTTTTTTGTTCATGTCTGAACAAGGCCTGAATAGTCTGGATGAAGTTGAGTATGCTGACACAAGAATATACCTCACGAAATTATTCGACCATCAGCTTTCCAGAAAGTCAGTCGCCCGCAGGATTTCATGTATGCGCAGCTTTTACAAATTCCTGCTCCGTGAAAAAATGGTAGGTGATAATCCGTTTTCCCTCGTATCCATCCCGAAACTGGAAAAGCGGCTGCCAGATTTTTTTTATGAAGAGGAGCTTTCTCAGCTGTTTAAAGCATGTGAAACCGAAAGTCCAATCGGAAAGAGGAACAAAGCCCTTTTAGAATTGCTTTACGCTACAGGAATCCGTGTTGGTGAGTGCTGTAAAATCACGCTGAAGGATATAGATTTATCTCTATCGACAGTTTTAATCCATGGAAAAAGGAAAAAGGATCGATATGTGCCCTTCGGAAGTTTTGCACAGGATGCAATTGAAGACTACATAAAAAATGGAAGACCAGATCTTCTGAAGACGAAAGAAGATCATGGCCATTTATTCTTAAATTTTCGTGGTGGTCCACTCACTGACAGAGGGATCAGGGAAATCCTGAATAAATTAATCGAAAAGTCTGCCCTGACTGGAAAGATCCATCCACATAAACTGCGCCATACCTTTGCCACGCATATGATGAGCAATGGAGCTGATATGAGGACTGTCCAGGAGCTCATGGGGCATGCTTTCCTGTCTTCAACTCAAGTATATACTCACGTTACGAAAGAGCACTTGCGCAATATTTATATGTCACATCATCCGAGGGCTTAA
- the fliG gene encoding flagellar motor switch protein FliG produces the protein MVRKDQKELTGKQKAAILLISLGPDVSASVYKHLSEEEIEKLTLEISGVKKVDSMAKEEILEEFHSIALAQDYITQGGIGYAKTVLEKALGTDQAAVIINRLTSSLQVRPFDFARKADAGQILNFIQNEHPQTIALILSYLDSAQAGQILSELPQEVQADIARRIAVMDSTSPEIINEVEQILERKLSATVTQDYTQTGGIEAVVDVLNGVDRATERTILDALEIQDPELAEEIKKRMFVFEDIVTLDNRAIQRVIRDCENEDLMLALKVSSDEVKEIVFKNMSKRMVETFQDEMEFMGPVRLRDVEEAQSRIVAIIRRLEEAGEIVIARGGGDDIIV, from the coding sequence ATAGTGAGGAAAGACCAAAAAGAATTGACTGGAAAACAGAAGGCTGCAATCCTCCTGATCTCACTTGGACCAGATGTTTCTGCTTCGGTTTATAAGCATTTAAGTGAAGAAGAAATCGAGAAACTCACACTTGAGATTTCTGGTGTGAAGAAGGTTGACTCGATGGCTAAGGAAGAAATTCTCGAAGAGTTCCACAGTATCGCGTTAGCGCAGGATTATATCACGCAAGGCGGAATCGGATACGCGAAAACCGTTTTGGAAAAAGCTCTGGGAACTGACCAGGCCGCGGTGATCATTAATAGATTGACCTCTTCGCTGCAAGTAAGGCCATTTGATTTTGCGCGAAAAGCGGATGCAGGACAAATACTCAACTTCATACAAAATGAGCATCCGCAAACAATTGCCCTTATACTTTCTTATTTAGACTCGGCACAAGCCGGCCAGATTCTGTCTGAACTGCCGCAGGAAGTCCAGGCTGATATTGCCCGCCGTATTGCGGTGATGGACAGTACATCACCGGAAATAATCAATGAGGTGGAACAGATTCTTGAAAGAAAGCTGTCAGCCACTGTTACACAAGACTATACACAAACAGGCGGCATTGAGGCTGTTGTTGATGTATTGAACGGGGTAGACCGGGCTACCGAGCGGACGATTCTCGATGCACTGGAAATCCAGGATCCTGAACTTGCTGAGGAAATCAAAAAGCGTATGTTCGTGTTCGAAGATATTGTTACACTGGATAACCGTGCAATCCAGCGAGTCATCAGAGATTGTGAAAACGAAGATCTCATGCTTGCTCTTAAAGTATCAAGTGATGAAGTGAAAGAGATTGTCTTTAAGAATATGTCTAAGCGTATGGTAGAAACCTTCCAGGATGAAATGGAATTCATGGGTCCTGTAAGGCTGCGGGATGTTGAAGAGGCACAGTCCAGGATCGTCGCGATCATCAGACGTTTGGAAGAAGCTGGTGAAATCGTCATCGCCCGTGGCGGAGGAGATGATATTATTGTCTAG
- the fliI gene encoding flagellar protein export ATPase FliI, translating into MEHVDFLDSFKRYGRVKRVVGLMIESQGPESSIGDVCFIHVGTKKKRRIQAEVVGFKDENVILMPYTSIHDISPGSLVETTMKPLEIKTGPGLIGKVVDSLGVPLDQSSLPKGLAAVPTEQDPPNPLSRPPISEPIEVGVRMIDSLLTVGSGQRVGIFAGSGVGKSTLLGMIARNTTADLNVIGLIGERGREVREFIERDLGPEGLKRSIVVVATSDQPALMRIKGAYTATAIAEYFRDKGLNVMLMMDSVTRVAMAQREVGLAVGEPPTTKGYTPSVFAILSRLLERTGTNEFGSITGFYTVLVDGDDMNEPIADTVRGILDGHFVLDRDLANKGQYPAVNVLKSISRIMNNIVSDEHVKAAERLRELLSTYINAEDLINIGAYKKGTSGEIDEAILRYPQIQNFLKQGTNERVSINESVQALLQLVRKG; encoded by the coding sequence ATGGAGCATGTCGATTTTTTGGATAGTTTTAAACGTTACGGACGTGTTAAAAGAGTTGTTGGCTTGATGATTGAATCTCAAGGTCCCGAAAGTTCAATAGGTGATGTGTGCTTCATCCATGTAGGAACGAAGAAAAAACGCAGAATCCAGGCGGAGGTTGTCGGTTTTAAAGATGAAAATGTCATCTTGATGCCGTATACATCCATTCATGATATATCACCAGGCAGTCTAGTGGAAACGACGATGAAACCGCTTGAAATCAAAACGGGACCAGGTCTCATCGGGAAAGTTGTTGATTCTCTGGGGGTTCCCCTCGACCAATCCAGTTTGCCGAAAGGACTGGCAGCTGTTCCTACAGAACAAGATCCCCCCAACCCTTTGAGCAGACCGCCAATCTCAGAACCAATCGAAGTTGGAGTCAGGATGATTGACAGCCTGCTCACAGTTGGCAGCGGCCAGCGTGTTGGGATCTTTGCTGGAAGTGGTGTCGGGAAGAGTACCTTGCTGGGAATGATTGCACGAAATACTACAGCAGACCTAAATGTCATTGGACTGATTGGTGAACGAGGCAGGGAGGTCAGGGAATTCATTGAACGTGACTTAGGGCCAGAAGGGTTGAAGCGCTCCATAGTGGTTGTCGCAACTTCTGATCAGCCTGCGTTGATGCGAATCAAAGGGGCCTATACAGCAACAGCCATTGCCGAGTACTTTCGGGACAAAGGGTTGAATGTGATGCTGATGATGGATTCTGTTACACGGGTAGCGATGGCCCAGCGTGAAGTGGGACTGGCAGTTGGTGAACCTCCAACCACGAAAGGCTACACTCCTTCCGTGTTCGCCATTCTTTCAAGACTTCTCGAAAGGACAGGGACAAATGAATTTGGTTCGATAACAGGCTTTTACACCGTGCTGGTGGATGGAGATGACATGAATGAACCAATTGCCGACACGGTGCGGGGAATCCTTGATGGACACTTTGTATTGGACAGGGACTTAGCGAATAAAGGCCAATACCCAGCAGTGAACGTTTTAAAAAGCATCAGCCGAATCATGAACAATATCGTCTCCGATGAACATGTAAAAGCAGCAGAAAGATTGAGGGAGTTATTAAGTACTTATATCAATGCTGAGGATTTAATTAATATCGGTGCTTATAAAAAAGGCACATCAGGAGAAATAGATGAAGCGATTTTGCGATACCCTCAAATCCAGAACTTTTTAAAACAAGGGACCAATGAAAGAGTCTCGATCAATGAAAGTGTCCAGGCATTATTGCAGTTAGTAAGGAAAGGTTGA
- the codY gene encoding GTP-sensing pleiotropic transcriptional regulator CodY, which yields MDLLSKTRKINALLQKAAGKPVNFKEMSETLSEVIEANIFVVSRRGKLLGVGINQQIENERMVKMLEDRQFPEEYTKNLFNIQETSPNLDVDSEYTAFPVENKELFKNGLTTIVPIIGGGERLGTLILARLEEQFHDDDLILAEYGATVVGMEILREKAEEIEDEARSKAVVQMAISSLSYSELEAIEHIFEELNGKEGLLVASKIADRVGITRSVIVNALRKLESAGVIESRSLGMKGTYIKVLNDKFLFELEKLKSN from the coding sequence ATGGACTTACTATCAAAAACTAGAAAAATTAATGCCCTGCTCCAAAAAGCTGCCGGTAAACCGGTAAACTTCAAAGAAATGTCAGAGACGCTAAGTGAAGTAATCGAAGCGAACATCTTTGTTGTCAGCCGCAGAGGAAAGTTATTAGGCGTAGGAATCAATCAGCAAATTGAAAACGAACGTATGGTAAAAATGCTCGAAGATCGCCAATTCCCTGAAGAGTATACAAAGAATCTTTTCAATATCCAGGAGACATCACCGAATCTGGATGTTGATAGTGAATACACAGCATTCCCTGTTGAAAACAAAGAACTATTCAAAAATGGATTGACAACAATCGTGCCGATCATCGGTGGCGGTGAGCGTCTAGGAACACTGATCCTAGCCCGTCTTGAGGAACAATTCCATGACGATGACCTCATTCTTGCAGAATATGGTGCAACCGTTGTAGGTATGGAAATCCTTCGTGAGAAGGCAGAAGAGATTGAAGATGAAGCACGCAGCAAAGCAGTAGTGCAAATGGCAATCAGTTCCCTGTCATATAGTGAGCTTGAAGCGATCGAGCACATCTTCGAAGAACTTAATGGAAAAGAAGGTTTGCTTGTTGCTTCTAAAATCGCTGACAGAGTCGGAATCACTCGTTCCGTAATCGTTAACGCACTGCGCAAGCTCGAAAGCGCTGGCGTAATCGAGTCCCGTTCCCTAGGAATGAAAGGAACATATATCAAAGTATTAAACGACAAGTTCCTATTTGAACTTGAAAAACTTAAAAGTAATTAA
- the hslV gene encoding ATP-dependent protease subunit HslV — MSEFHATTIFAVQHKGQCAMSGDGQVTFGNAVVMKHTAKKVRKLFNGKVIAGFAGSVADAFTLFEMFEGKLEEYNGNLQRAAVELAKQWRSDKVLRKLEAMLIVLNETDMLLVSGTGEVIEPDDGILAIGSGGNYALSAGRALKQYAGEHLTAKEIAKSSLEIAADICVYTNHNIIVEEL, encoded by the coding sequence ATGTCAGAATTCCATGCCACAACGATATTTGCTGTTCAACATAAAGGCCAGTGCGCTATGTCAGGTGATGGCCAGGTAACTTTTGGGAATGCTGTAGTGATGAAACACACAGCAAAGAAGGTACGAAAGTTGTTTAATGGTAAAGTAATCGCAGGATTCGCTGGTTCTGTCGCAGATGCTTTCACATTATTTGAGATGTTTGAAGGCAAGCTTGAAGAATACAACGGGAATCTCCAAAGAGCGGCAGTCGAACTTGCAAAGCAATGGAGAAGTGATAAAGTTCTTAGAAAGCTTGAAGCGATGCTGATTGTGCTGAATGAGACTGATATGCTTCTTGTTTCCGGAACAGGTGAAGTGATTGAGCCAGATGATGGCATTCTTGCGATTGGTTCTGGTGGAAATTATGCTTTGTCTGCAGGCCGCGCATTGAAGCAATATGCTGGAGAACATCTAACAGCAAAGGAAATTGCAAAGTCTTCATTGGAAATTGCTGCTGACATTTGTGTTTACACAAACCACAATATTATCGTGGAAGAACTGTAA
- the flgC gene encoding flagellar basal body rod protein FlgC, with the protein MTMFHSMNTTASALTAQRLRMDVISSNMANVDSTRGVNGEPYRRKMVVLEPKEGNFSSFLNKAMGKTEAAGAGNGVKVTRILEDRENPLKMVYDPEHPDANQEGYVAYPNVDPLREMVDLISATRSYEANVTVFNASKGMMMKALEIGK; encoded by the coding sequence ATGACTATGTTTCATAGCATGAACACAACAGCCTCAGCATTGACTGCTCAGCGCCTTAGGATGGATGTTATCTCATCCAATATGGCAAATGTTGATTCGACAAGAGGGGTGAATGGCGAGCCATACCGCAGGAAAATGGTCGTCCTTGAACCTAAGGAAGGGAATTTTTCTTCATTCCTGAATAAAGCAATGGGCAAAACAGAAGCAGCAGGGGCAGGAAATGGAGTTAAAGTAACAAGAATACTAGAAGATAGAGAAAATCCGCTTAAGATGGTATATGACCCTGAGCATCCGGATGCCAATCAGGAAGGCTATGTTGCTTACCCAAATGTGGATCCTTTAAGGGAAATGGTGGATCTGATAAGCGCGACTCGTTCTTATGAAGCTAATGTCACAGTTTTTAACGCTTCCAAGGGCATGATGATGAAGGCTCTTGAGATCGGAAAATAA
- the fliF gene encoding flagellar basal-body MS-ring/collar protein FliF, whose translation MKETVQKYIHTMKDFWQGRTRKQKISLGASIFFVLTVAILTAFFTTRTSLVPLYSNLSPAETGSIKESLDARGIKSEISDGGKTILVPEEQVDSLKVELAAEGIPKSGSIDYSFFSQNAGMGMTDNEFLVLKLEAMQSELANLMKGIDGVNDANVMINLPEKGIFVSDNQQPASASIVLNTSPGYQFKEEQITALYHLVSKSVPNLPTDNIVIMNQFFEYFDLKNEKNSSGASFASQHQIKQEIERDVQRQVQNMLGTLMGHDKVVVSVTADIDFTQENREENIVEPVDQENMEGIAISAQRITETFTGNADQAGGIPEGGNPGETTGSQYLEGAAGNGDYERVEETINNEVSRIRKEITESPYKVRDLGIQVMVEPPTPDDESSLPQERVEDITRILSTIVRTTIDKDALGTELTDELIEEKVVVSVQPFNGKVTFENQVEEKLPWWVYLVGGLLLAAIIVLLLLFMRSKKNVVEEEYVMEEKFEQVRVPDVNKEFETEGTMKKKQLEKMAKEKPEDFAKLLRTWISED comes from the coding sequence ATGAAAGAAACCGTTCAAAAGTATATACATACAATGAAGGATTTCTGGCAAGGGCGTACCAGAAAGCAAAAAATCAGTCTTGGTGCGTCTATTTTCTTTGTATTAACAGTTGCCATCCTTACAGCGTTTTTTACAACGAGGACATCCCTTGTGCCGCTTTACAGCAATCTTTCACCTGCCGAAACAGGGAGTATCAAAGAAAGCCTTGATGCCAGGGGCATAAAATCTGAGATCTCCGATGGGGGCAAAACAATCCTCGTTCCTGAAGAACAGGTTGATAGCTTGAAAGTAGAACTGGCAGCCGAGGGAATCCCGAAGTCAGGGAGTATTGATTATTCTTTTTTTAGTCAGAATGCCGGCATGGGCATGACTGATAATGAGTTCCTAGTTCTGAAACTCGAAGCGATGCAGTCGGAATTAGCGAATCTAATGAAAGGCATCGACGGAGTCAATGATGCCAATGTTATGATTAACCTGCCTGAAAAGGGCATCTTTGTAAGCGATAATCAGCAGCCAGCATCGGCTTCCATTGTGCTTAATACAAGTCCAGGATATCAATTCAAGGAAGAACAGATTACTGCACTTTACCACCTGGTATCAAAAAGCGTTCCGAACCTTCCTACAGATAATATCGTCATCATGAATCAGTTTTTTGAGTACTTTGATTTAAAAAATGAAAAAAATTCCAGCGGCGCATCTTTCGCTTCTCAGCATCAGATTAAGCAGGAGATTGAAAGAGATGTCCAAAGGCAAGTTCAAAATATGCTTGGCACCCTTATGGGCCATGATAAAGTAGTTGTTTCGGTAACCGCCGATATAGACTTTACCCAGGAAAACAGAGAAGAAAACATCGTTGAGCCAGTAGATCAGGAAAACATGGAAGGGATCGCAATCAGCGCCCAACGAATTACAGAAACTTTCACAGGAAACGCAGATCAGGCTGGAGGGATTCCGGAAGGAGGAAATCCCGGTGAGACGACCGGGTCTCAATACCTGGAGGGTGCAGCTGGGAATGGCGATTATGAAAGAGTCGAAGAAACGATAAACAATGAGGTAAGCAGAATCCGCAAGGAAATTACCGAAAGTCCATATAAGGTGCGCGACCTCGGAATCCAGGTAATGGTGGAACCACCCACACCGGATGACGAAAGCTCCCTCCCTCAAGAAAGGGTAGAAGACATTACAAGAATCCTGAGTACGATTGTCAGGACTACCATTGATAAGGATGCTCTTGGTACTGAGCTAACTGATGAGTTAATAGAGGAAAAGGTCGTTGTTTCAGTACAGCCATTCAATGGCAAGGTCACTTTCGAGAACCAGGTTGAAGAAAAGCTGCCATGGTGGGTATACCTTGTTGGAGGATTATTGCTCGCGGCCATTATCGTTCTGCTGCTTCTATTTATGAGATCGAAAAAGAATGTTGTGGAAGAAGAGTATGTAATGGAAGAAAAGTTTGAGCAAGTTCGTGTTCCTGATGTGAATAAGGAATTTGAGACAGAGGGCACGATGAAGAAAAAGCAACTGGAAAAAATGGCGAAAGAAAAGCCTGAGGATTTCGCAAAATTATTGCGAACTTGGATTTCTGAGGATTAG
- a CDS encoding MotE family protein, producing MAQKVEEKESQEGNKFHAFLMVVAIPSLFAVVIALVALSILGINIFETAKDLGGKVPFISQYVKEESKLSTEEFEKNIISLEAEIKDREAKMEQLQSKIDSKDTQLKRVELEKAQLQAQIEELTAIQEENKRAFREIVKTYETMSAKSAAPIISNMETGEAVKILTNIKPESLAAIMEKLPADEAAKYTELLTNETSGN from the coding sequence ATGGCACAGAAAGTGGAGGAAAAGGAAAGTCAGGAAGGTAATAAGTTTCATGCGTTTTTGATGGTTGTGGCAATACCAAGCTTGTTTGCTGTCGTTATTGCACTGGTTGCCCTTTCAATCCTGGGAATCAATATTTTTGAAACAGCAAAGGACCTTGGTGGTAAAGTACCTTTCATCTCTCAGTATGTGAAGGAAGAAAGCAAGCTATCCACTGAGGAATTTGAAAAGAATATCATCAGCCTTGAAGCGGAAATCAAAGACCGGGAAGCAAAAATGGAACAACTGCAGTCGAAAATCGACAGCAAGGATACGCAGTTAAAACGAGTGGAACTGGAAAAAGCACAGCTGCAGGCACAAATCGAAGAGTTGACTGCAATCCAGGAAGAAAATAAGCGAGCGTTCCGGGAAATTGTCAAGACCTATGAAACTATGTCAGCTAAAAGCGCTGCACCGATCATTTCCAATATGGAAACGGGGGAAGCGGTAAAGATTCTAACCAATATCAAGCCAGAATCACTCGCTGCCATCATGGAAAAGCTCCCAGCTGATGAAGCGGCGAAGTATACAGAATTGTTGACAAACGAAACAAGCGGAAACTAG
- the fliH gene encoding flagellar assembly protein FliH — MILLSRLIKSQNTSTVSAEKKVISIRVLEATNQQDVPQVFTHTEDERRRILDGAALEAERIVSKAMKEAEQIRQQIHQEMQEWEQQRSLLAEESRQIGYEQGYQEGKNQGYADYRQTILFAQETVQAAKRDYQNHIDSSEKVILDLGVKIAGKILGEKLAAEEGFLPLVKRALKNSRDYKDIQLHVHPKHYQELIAQKEELIAIFPKDIAFYIYPDDELEETACIIESENGRIDASVDSQLEEIKIKLFELLESEQS; from the coding sequence ATGATATTATTGTCTAGGCTTATCAAATCTCAAAATACCAGTACAGTGTCTGCAGAGAAAAAGGTCATCTCCATCCGGGTGCTGGAAGCAACGAATCAACAAGATGTTCCCCAAGTCTTCACTCATACAGAAGATGAGAGAAGGAGAATCCTTGATGGTGCTGCATTAGAAGCAGAGCGTATTGTCTCCAAGGCCATGAAAGAAGCGGAGCAGATCCGTCAACAGATTCATCAGGAAATGCAAGAATGGGAGCAGCAAAGATCTCTATTAGCCGAGGAATCCAGGCAAATTGGTTATGAGCAAGGCTATCAAGAAGGGAAAAACCAGGGTTATGCAGACTACCGTCAAACAATCCTGTTTGCTCAGGAAACGGTCCAGGCAGCCAAACGAGATTATCAGAATCATATAGACTCATCGGAAAAGGTCATTCTTGATCTGGGTGTGAAAATTGCTGGGAAAATACTTGGGGAGAAGCTGGCTGCAGAAGAAGGATTCCTCCCACTTGTGAAACGTGCCTTGAAAAATTCGAGAGATTATAAGGATATTCAGCTGCATGTACATCCAAAACACTACCAGGAACTGATTGCTCAAAAAGAAGAACTGATTGCCATCTTTCCAAAGGATATTGCTTTCTATATCTACCCGGATGATGAACTGGAGGAGACAGCTTGTATCATCGAGTCGGAAAATGGCAGGATTGATGCAAGTGTAGACAGTCAATTGGAGGAAATCAAAATTAAGCTTTTTGAATTGCTGGAGAGTGAACAATCGTGA
- the flgB gene encoding flagellar basal body rod protein FlgB → MKLFSNTVSTLEHALNYSSAKQKVISQNIANVDTPNYKAKDVSFKAVFQEVTGQSFQAKRSDARHYDFSSRASSFSGVVNKPNVNYNENGNSVDMDKEMADLATNQIYYNALTERINGKFNSLQTVIRGGK, encoded by the coding sequence TTGAAGTTGTTTTCAAACACAGTATCAACGCTTGAGCATGCATTGAACTATTCTTCTGCGAAGCAAAAAGTCATTTCGCAGAATATCGCGAATGTTGATACGCCGAATTATAAAGCAAAGGATGTTTCCTTTAAGGCAGTGTTCCAGGAAGTGACGGGACAATCCTTTCAAGCGAAAAGATCAGATGCCCGCCATTATGATTTTAGCAGCAGGGCAAGCTCCTTTTCTGGAGTTGTTAATAAGCCCAACGTGAATTATAACGAAAATGGGAACAGTGTTGATATGGATAAAGAGATGGCCGACCTGGCCACAAACCAAATTTACTATAATGCGCTGACTGAGAGGATTAATGGGAAATTCAACTCTCTCCAAACAGTCATTAGGGGAGGTAAGTAA
- the fliJ gene encoding flagellar export protein FliJ gives MRYQYKFDKILSLKTREVDEAQVVYQDSVKKFEEAADRLYHLLKKKEDLECFQSDRLLDGLPVQEIRHHQQFIGNLEKSIDHYQKVVMNARNIMNFQQVKLMEKNQEVKKYEKIKEKDQLQFLAAEKYAENRMMDEVSIQQYMNREIR, from the coding sequence ATGCGTTATCAATATAAGTTTGATAAGATCCTTTCACTCAAGACGAGGGAAGTGGATGAAGCTCAAGTCGTTTACCAGGATTCAGTCAAAAAATTCGAAGAAGCTGCTGACAGGCTCTATCATCTGCTGAAGAAAAAAGAAGATCTTGAATGTTTCCAATCAGACCGGCTGCTGGATGGGTTGCCAGTCCAGGAAATACGACACCATCAACAATTTATCGGAAATCTTGAAAAATCGATCGACCACTATCAAAAAGTCGTTATGAACGCGAGAAACATCATGAATTTTCAACAAGTGAAGCTGATGGAAAAAAATCAGGAAGTAAAGAAGTACGAAAAAATTAAAGAGAAAGACCAACTTCAATTTCTTGCAGCTGAAAAATATGCTGAAAACAGGATGATGGACGAAGTCTCAATTCAGCAATATATGAACCGGGAAATTAGGTGA
- the fliE gene encoding flagellar hook-basal body complex protein FliE — protein sequence MVRPFETKVSTPTPTPYEAQKSFSSVLKQSIENLNKAQLQSDAMTEKLARGENVDLHQVMIASQKASITLQATMEVRNKVVEAYQEMMRMQV from the coding sequence ATGGTCAGACCATTTGAAACAAAAGTGTCTACTCCCACACCTACACCATACGAAGCACAAAAAAGTTTTTCGTCCGTACTTAAGCAATCTATTGAAAATTTAAATAAAGCACAGCTTCAGTCAGATGCAATGACAGAAAAACTGGCTCGTGGGGAAAATGTTGACCTCCATCAGGTAATGATTGCAAGCCAAAAGGCGAGCATCACATTGCAAGCTACAATGGAAGTCAGGAATAAAGTGGTTGAAGCTTACCAGGAAATGATGAGAATGCAAGTTTAA
- the hslU gene encoding HslU--HslV peptidase ATPase subunit, whose translation MKQTTNLTPRQIVEKLDQYIIGQKDAKKAVAVALRNRYRRGLLAENIRDEIIPKNILMIGPTGVGKTEIARRMAKLVGAPFVKVEATKFTEVGYVGRDVESMVRDLVETSIRLVKEEKMERVKEPAEENANRRLVELLVPSAKKSVNYKNPLEMLFGGSQQQPEQENNNSEDLGLFEKRKTIKQKLDQGELEDELVTVEVEEQAPSMFDMLQGSGMEQMGMNMQDALSGLVPKKRKKRKLPVREARKVLINEEAQKLIDMDEVTQEATYRAEQAGIIFIDEIDKIASKNSGGSSADVSREGVQRDILPVVEGSTVNTKYGPVKTDHILFVAAGAFHMAKPSDLIPELQGRFPIRVELTKLTVEDFYRILVEPDNALTKQYEALLETEGIQIEFSDDAIRKIAEVAYDVNQNTDNIGARRLQTILEKLLEDLSFEAPDINLEKVAITPQYVEEKLGAISRNKDLSQFIL comes from the coding sequence GTGAAACAAACGACAAATTTAACTCCAAGGCAGATCGTGGAAAAGCTGGATCAGTATATAATCGGTCAAAAGGATGCTAAAAAAGCTGTGGCAGTTGCTCTTAGGAATAGATACCGCCGCGGATTGCTGGCTGAAAATATCCGCGATGAAATCATCCCAAAGAATATCCTGATGATCGGACCTACTGGTGTAGGTAAAACTGAGATTGCCAGAAGAATGGCTAAATTAGTAGGGGCCCCTTTCGTCAAGGTTGAGGCGACCAAGTTCACTGAAGTGGGTTATGTTGGCCGTGATGTAGAGTCAATGGTGCGGGATCTTGTTGAAACCTCAATCAGGCTTGTAAAAGAGGAAAAAATGGAGCGTGTTAAAGAACCGGCAGAGGAAAATGCAAACCGCCGACTTGTCGAACTCCTGGTTCCTTCAGCTAAAAAATCCGTCAATTACAAAAATCCTTTGGAAATGTTGTTCGGCGGAAGTCAACAGCAACCCGAACAAGAAAATAACAACTCAGAAGATTTAGGGTTATTCGAAAAGCGAAAAACTATCAAGCAAAAGCTTGATCAAGGAGAGCTTGAGGATGAGCTGGTAACCGTGGAAGTCGAGGAGCAAGCTCCATCCATGTTTGATATGCTCCAGGGCTCCGGAATGGAACAGATGGGAATGAATATGCAGGATGCTTTGAGTGGCTTGGTGCCTAAGAAGCGAAAGAAACGGAAGCTTCCTGTTCGTGAGGCAAGGAAGGTATTAATCAATGAAGAGGCCCAAAAGCTGATTGATATGGATGAGGTAACTCAGGAAGCTACCTATCGTGCTGAGCAGGCAGGCATCATTTTCATTGATGAAATCGATAAGATTGCCAGCAAGAACTCCGGAGGATCAAGCGCGGATGTGTCGCGTGAGGGTGTTCAAAGAGACATACTCCCAGTTGTAGAAGGATCAACAGTAAACACGAAATACGGCCCTGTAAAAACAGACCATATTTTATTCGTTGCTGCTGGGGCATTCCATATGGCGAAGCCTTCAGATCTGATACCTGAATTGCAAGGGCGGTTCCCTATCAGGGTAGAGCTTACTAAGCTGACCGTTGAGGACTTTTACAGGATCCTTGTCGAACCTGATAATGCACTTACAAAGCAATATGAAGCTTTATTGGAAACAGAAGGTATACAAATTGAATTTTCTGACGATGCTATTCGTAAGATAGCTGAAGTCGCTTATGACGTGAATCAGAATACAGATAACATTGGAGCTAGAAGGCTGCAGACGATTCTTGAGAAGCTTCTGGAAGACCTAAGCTTCGAAGCTCCAGATATCAACCTGGAGAAAGTAGCGATCACTCCGCAGTATGTAGAGGAAAAGCTTGGCGCTATCTCAAGAAACAAAGATTTAAGCCAGTTCATATTATAA